A stretch of the Sphingosinithalassobacter tenebrarum genome encodes the following:
- a CDS encoding replication-associated recombination protein A, which produces MADLFADQTQASPEETSPNGPLADRLRPRALDEVVGQEHLTGPDGAIGRMVAAGKLSSMILWGPPGTGKTTTARLLADAVGLRFVAISAVFSGVADLKKVFAEAKEHAKLGHRTLLFVDEIHRFNRAQQDGFLPFVEDGTVTLVGATTENPSFELNAALLSRAQVLILRRLDADALEKLLERAEAEEERPLPLDSEARAALIASADGDGRFLLNQAETLYSVKLDEPLDPAGLSSLLQRRVAVYDKDREGHYNLISALHKSLRGSDPQAALYYLARMLTAGEEPLYVLRRIVRFASEDIGLADPNALTQCLAAKDAYEFLGSPEGELAIVQACLYCATAPKSNAAYKAQKAAWRSAKETGSLMPPQNILNAPTKLMKDIGYGKGYAYDHDAEGGFSGDNYWPEEMAPQSFYTPVDRGFEKRVAERMAWWDARRKGRGE; this is translated from the coding sequence ATGGCAGACCTGTTTGCAGACCAGACCCAGGCATCCCCCGAGGAAACCTCCCCCAACGGCCCGCTCGCCGACCGGCTGCGCCCGCGCGCGCTCGATGAAGTCGTCGGACAGGAACATCTCACCGGCCCCGACGGCGCGATCGGCCGGATGGTGGCGGCGGGCAAGCTTTCCTCGATGATCCTCTGGGGCCCGCCGGGCACCGGCAAGACCACCACGGCCCGCCTGCTGGCTGATGCGGTGGGGCTGCGCTTCGTTGCCATCTCAGCGGTCTTCTCGGGCGTCGCCGACCTCAAAAAGGTGTTCGCCGAGGCGAAGGAGCACGCCAAGCTCGGCCACCGCACCTTGCTCTTCGTCGACGAGATTCACCGCTTCAATCGCGCGCAGCAGGACGGATTCCTGCCCTTTGTCGAGGACGGCACCGTCACGCTGGTCGGCGCGACCACCGAGAATCCGAGCTTCGAACTCAACGCCGCACTCTTGAGCCGCGCGCAGGTGCTGATCCTGCGCCGCCTGGACGCCGATGCGCTTGAGAAACTGCTCGAACGCGCCGAAGCCGAAGAGGAACGCCCGCTTCCGCTCGACTCCGAAGCACGCGCCGCGCTGATCGCCAGCGCCGACGGCGACGGGCGCTTCCTGCTCAATCAGGCCGAAACGCTCTATTCGGTGAAACTCGACGAACCGCTCGATCCGGCGGGGCTGTCATCGCTGCTCCAGCGCCGCGTCGCCGTCTATGACAAGGATCGCGAGGGGCATTACAATCTCATCAGCGCGCTGCACAAATCGCTGCGCGGCAGCGACCCGCAGGCCGCGCTCTACTATCTCGCACGGATGCTGACTGCGGGGGAGGAACCGCTCTACGTCCTGCGCCGCATCGTCCGCTTCGCGAGCGAGGATATCGGCCTCGCCGATCCCAACGCGCTCACCCAGTGCCTCGCCGCCAAGGATGCCTATGAGTTTCTGGGGTCACCCGAAGGCGAACTCGCGATCGTCCAGGCGTGTCTCTATTGCGCCACCGCGCCCAAATCGAACGCCGCGTACAAGGCACAGAAGGCCGCGTGGCGCAGCGCCAAGGAAACCGGCAGCCTGATGCCGCCGCAGAACATCCTCAACGCGCCCACCAAGCTGATGAAGGACATCGGCTACGGCAAGGGCTATGCCTATGACCACGACGCCGAAGGCGGCTTTTCGGGCGACAATTACTGGCCCGAGGAAATGGCGCCGCAAAGCTTCTACACCCCCGTCGACCGTGGCTTCGAAAAGCGCGTCGCCGAACGCATGGCCTGGTGGGACGCGCGGCGGAAGGGGCGGGGCGAATAG
- the mprF gene encoding bifunctional lysylphosphatidylglycerol flippase/synthetase MprF: MNFEDPSFEPQGSGVAARALRWCAARRDWIVTIAGIAILALAFVALSAVLRDIRAADIQQAFATVPLGRWLTALGFTAASFACLIYFDFAAFRTIGQKVRSGVVARAAATSYGISNTLGLPVLTGGTVRLNFYAKEGVSEADIARVVTIAGLTFWLGILVVVGLTLPLQPGGVHLGPIALPHVVRWGVPLLLVAALATYLWWTARAPRTVAFSGISIPLPGPALTLGQLAAAALDLIFSAAVIFVLLPELGVSAFPQLLAAFVLALAIAVITHAPGGLGVFEATVLILLPNIPRDSLAAALIGYRLIYFLLPFALALVYLAIREGESLHARAAPVVRAGGAVARSLAPLTMAAAVFAAGALLILSGAFPLYPERIAVITALLPETLLELSHFTSSIIGALLLFTAYGLYRRLDIAWLTSMVLIGAGMVLAVLRAFDIVEALVLGGIFALLAWTRPAFYRQSALTSERPGAGWLVSIVAVIAGSLFIGFFSYKNVEYETALWWSTQPFGDAPRFLRASLGVALVAILLAIRRLTGPARASYDTLPRELPAAVWRKALAASTSSEAHLARTGDKNFLIAEAGDAFLMYRVRGRSFIAMGGPIGEPARAQELAWKFRELADRHGARTVFYRCDAAMLPHLIDLGLGVMKIGEEARIPLDAFTLAGSARAKLRNSVRRCEKEGVTFRVVEGADLMGLLPQLREVSDQWLAAKKQREKQFSLGRFDADYLLGGPVAVAERAGEVLAFVNLWTLPGREEVSFDLMRHRDKVPYGTMDALIVHLAQWAQEAGYRHLALGVAPLSGIENRRLAPLWARIAGLLFQHGERLYGYAGLRKWKEKFGPEWQGRYFAAPRGPRLTIALADTALLVSAPSGDRLSRPIRGPQLLFAQTRPRTAIPERAPLRPARD; the protein is encoded by the coding sequence ATGAATTTCGAAGATCCCAGTTTCGAGCCGCAGGGCTCCGGCGTCGCCGCCCGCGCGCTGCGCTGGTGCGCCGCGCGGCGCGACTGGATCGTCACCATCGCCGGCATCGCGATCCTCGCGCTCGCCTTTGTCGCGCTCAGCGCCGTGCTGCGCGACATCCGCGCCGCCGATATTCAACAGGCCTTCGCCACCGTCCCGCTCGGCCGCTGGCTGACGGCCTTGGGCTTCACTGCCGCCAGCTTCGCCTGCCTCATCTATTTCGATTTCGCCGCCTTCCGCACCATCGGGCAGAAGGTCCGCTCGGGCGTCGTCGCGCGCGCCGCCGCCACCAGCTACGGCATCTCGAACACGCTCGGCCTGCCGGTACTGACCGGCGGCACGGTGCGGCTCAATTTCTATGCGAAGGAAGGCGTCAGCGAAGCCGATATCGCGCGCGTCGTCACCATTGCCGGGCTCACCTTCTGGCTCGGCATCCTCGTTGTCGTCGGGCTTACCCTGCCGCTCCAGCCGGGCGGCGTGCATTTGGGGCCGATCGCGCTTCCTCATGTCGTGCGCTGGGGCGTACCGCTGCTGCTCGTCGCCGCGCTCGCCACCTATCTCTGGTGGACCGCCCGCGCACCGCGCACCGTTGCCTTCTCCGGCATCAGCATCCCCCTGCCTGGCCCGGCGCTGACGCTGGGCCAGCTCGCCGCCGCCGCGCTTGACCTCATATTCTCCGCCGCCGTCATCTTCGTGCTGCTGCCCGAACTCGGCGTTTCGGCCTTCCCGCAGCTGCTCGCCGCCTTCGTCCTCGCGCTCGCCATCGCCGTCATCACCCATGCGCCGGGCGGGCTCGGCGTGTTCGAAGCGACCGTGCTGATCCTGTTGCCGAACATCCCCAGGGATTCGCTCGCCGCCGCGCTGATCGGCTATCGCCTGATCTACTTCCTGCTGCCCTTCGCGCTGGCGCTGGTCTATCTCGCGATCCGCGAAGGCGAGAGCCTGCACGCGCGCGCCGCGCCGGTGGTACGCGCTGGCGGCGCGGTCGCGCGCTCGCTCGCACCGTTGACAATGGCGGCGGCGGTGTTCGCTGCGGGCGCGCTGCTGATCCTTTCCGGCGCCTTCCCGCTCTATCCCGAGCGCATCGCCGTCATTACCGCGCTGCTGCCCGAAACCCTGCTCGAACTCTCGCACTTCACCAGCAGCATCATCGGCGCGCTGCTGCTGTTTACGGCATATGGCCTCTACCGCCGGCTCGACATCGCCTGGCTGACCAGCATGGTGCTGATCGGCGCGGGGATGGTGCTCGCGGTGCTGCGCGCGTTCGACATTGTCGAGGCGCTGGTGCTCGGCGGCATCTTCGCCTTGCTCGCCTGGACGCGCCCCGCCTTCTACCGCCAGTCGGCGCTGACCAGCGAGCGGCCCGGCGCGGGCTGGCTCGTCTCGATCGTCGCGGTGATCGCGGGCAGCCTGTTCATCGGCTTTTTCAGCTACAAGAATGTCGAATATGAAACCGCGCTATGGTGGTCGACGCAGCCCTTCGGCGACGCGCCGCGCTTCCTGCGCGCCTCGCTCGGCGTCGCGCTCGTCGCGATCCTGCTCGCGATCCGCCGCCTCACCGGCCCGGCACGCGCCAGTTACGACACGTTGCCGCGCGAATTGCCGGCGGCGGTGTGGCGCAAGGCGCTCGCCGCATCGACGTCGAGCGAAGCGCATCTCGCGCGTACCGGCGACAAGAATTTCCTGATCGCCGAGGCCGGCGACGCGTTCCTGATGTACCGCGTGCGCGGCCGCAGCTTCATCGCGATGGGCGGCCCGATCGGCGAGCCCGCGCGCGCGCAAGAGCTTGCCTGGAAGTTCCGCGAGCTTGCCGATCGCCACGGCGCGCGAACCGTCTTCTATCGCTGCGACGCCGCGATGCTGCCGCATCTGATCGATCTCGGTTTGGGCGTGATGAAGATCGGCGAGGAAGCGCGCATTCCGCTCGACGCTTTCACGCTGGCGGGCAGCGCGCGCGCCAAGCTGCGCAATTCGGTGCGCCGCTGCGAGAAGGAAGGCGTTACTTTCCGCGTCGTCGAAGGCGCCGATCTGATGGGCCTGCTCCCGCAACTGCGCGAGGTTTCCGACCAGTGGCTCGCCGCGAAGAAACAGCGCGAGAAGCAATTCAGCCTCGGCCGGTTCGACGCCGATTATCTGCTCGGTGGGCCAGTCGCGGTGGCAGAGCGCGCGGGCGAAGTGCTCGCCTTCGTCAATCTCTGGACGCTGCCGGGGCGCGAGGAGGTTTCGTTCGACCTGATGCGCCACCGCGACAAGGTGCCCTATGGCACGATGGACGCGCTGATCGTCCACCTCGCGCAGTGGGCGCAGGAGGCTGGCTATCGACACCTCGCGCTCGGCGTCGCCCCGCTTTCGGGGATCGAGAACCGCCGCCTCGCGCCGCTCTGGGCGCGCATCGCCGGGCTGCTCTTCCAGCATGGCGAGCGGCTTTACGGCTATGCGGGCCTGCGCAAATGGAAGGAGAAATTCGGCCCCGAATGGCAGGGCCGCTATTTCGCCGCACCGCGCGGGCCGCGCCTCACCATCGCGCTCGCCGACACTGCGCTGCTCGTCTCGGCGCCGTCGGGCGACCGGCTTTCGCGCCCGATCCGGGGCCCGCAGCTATTGTTCGCGCAGACACGCCCCCGCACCGCCATCCCGGAACGCGCGCCGCTGCGCCCTGCACGCGATTGA
- a CDS encoding TetR/AcrR family transcriptional regulator — translation MTEPGPQRRNKSFEATHADLLLTAVQLLSEGGVEALTISGLARAAKVNRTTVYYHFESREALVAAVKSWAAQQIVTGFRPDVSQRERIDSVTRFVLANPDLVKLWIEDFVSGSDIRDSYPFWDALVEGLRAHFARTPGEEDADVEVFCTILLTSAIIGPRVFANGVAPGERIDTIVERFRAEHQRLLRHEALLRL, via the coding sequence ATGACCGAACCCGGCCCTCAGCGGCGCAACAAGAGCTTCGAGGCGACGCATGCGGACTTGCTGCTGACCGCGGTCCAGCTCCTTTCCGAAGGCGGGGTCGAAGCGCTCACCATCTCCGGCCTGGCGCGCGCGGCGAAGGTCAATCGCACCACCGTCTATTATCATTTCGAAAGCCGCGAGGCGCTGGTCGCGGCGGTGAAGAGCTGGGCCGCGCAGCAGATCGTCACCGGCTTCCGCCCTGATGTGTCGCAGCGCGAGCGGATCGACAGTGTCACGCGCTTCGTCCTCGCCAACCCCGATCTCGTCAAACTCTGGATCGAGGATTTCGTATCGGGCAGCGACATTCGCGACAGCTATCCCTTCTGGGACGCGCTGGTCGAAGGCCTCCGCGCCCATTTCGCCCGCACCCCGGGCGAGGAGGACGCCGATGTCGAAGTCTTCTGCACCATCCTGCTGACCAGCGCGATCATCGGCCCGCGTGTCTTCGCCAACGGGGTTGCCCCCGGCGAGCGCATCGACACGATCGTCGAACGCTTCCGCGCCGAACATCAGCGGCTGCTCCGCCACGAGGCGTTGCTGCGGCTGTAG
- a CDS encoding aromatic ring-hydroxylating oxygenase subunit alpha, with amino-acid sequence MNAPVQPFEPVAEDSLAWLGTDPVPAAPYYDPAWFEDEREAVFRRSWLQIGHVCELPEPGSFIRREVEILRASLLIVRSKDGAIRAFHNVCTHRGTQLVEEAQGKRSTFSCPYHRWTFGNDGRLLSAPDFERFHVTKEDCALPQVAVDTCGGLIFVNFDPAGPQPLRDYLGSMAERLEALPSAQATTFSEYVYETDANWKLTYDNFQENYHLRFIHPRSGAATIGEDNPFGYPLRYGFEGPHRTQTIWANPAPKIAPVQGMAFGRAMACVAADGFEASATGRDYLALFPNFFVLGSPTQPFSHTVWPIAAGKSRGVVRIYWKGEDDSASRRFVREYMMATARDIHAEDRAVIAAGHRGLASGALKHIHFQSQEVLCRHLYRSVAERVQKWREAHRI; translated from the coding sequence ATGAACGCGCCCGTGCAGCCGTTCGAACCCGTCGCCGAGGACAGTCTGGCGTGGCTGGGAACCGATCCGGTCCCTGCCGCGCCCTATTACGACCCGGCCTGGTTCGAGGACGAACGCGAAGCCGTGTTCCGCCGCAGCTGGCTGCAGATCGGCCATGTCTGCGAATTGCCCGAACCGGGCAGCTTCATCCGGCGTGAGGTGGAGATACTGCGCGCCTCGCTGCTGATCGTGCGGAGCAAGGACGGCGCGATCCGCGCCTTCCACAATGTCTGCACGCATCGCGGCACGCAGCTGGTCGAGGAGGCACAGGGCAAGCGATCGACCTTCAGCTGCCCCTATCATCGCTGGACCTTCGGCAATGACGGCCGCCTGCTCTCCGCCCCCGATTTCGAGCGGTTTCATGTCACCAAGGAAGACTGCGCGCTTCCGCAAGTCGCGGTCGATACCTGCGGCGGACTGATCTTCGTCAATTTCGATCCCGCCGGCCCGCAACCCTTGCGCGATTATCTCGGAAGCATGGCCGAGCGGCTCGAGGCGCTGCCATCGGCGCAGGCGACGACCTTTTCCGAATATGTCTATGAAACCGATGCCAACTGGAAACTGACCTACGACAATTTCCAGGAAAATTATCACCTCCGCTTCATCCATCCGCGCTCGGGCGCGGCGACGATCGGCGAAGACAATCCCTTCGGCTATCCGCTGCGCTACGGCTTTGAAGGGCCGCACCGCACCCAGACGATATGGGCCAATCCCGCGCCGAAGATCGCCCCGGTGCAGGGCATGGCGTTCGGCAGGGCAATGGCCTGCGTCGCCGCCGACGGGTTCGAAGCATCCGCCACGGGGCGCGACTATCTCGCGCTCTTTCCCAATTTCTTCGTCCTCGGCTCGCCCACCCAGCCCTTCTCGCACACCGTCTGGCCGATCGCGGCGGGCAAGTCGCGCGGCGTGGTGCGCATCTACTGGAAGGGCGAGGACGACAGCGCCAGCCGCCGCTTCGTGCGCGAATATATGATGGCGACGGCACGCGACATCCATGCCGAGGACCGCGCGGTGATCGCCGCCGGCCATCGTGGTCTGGCCAGCGGCGCGCTCAAGCACATTCATTTCCAGTCGCAGGAAGTGCTCTGCCGCCACCTCTATCGCTCGGTGGCCGAGCGCGTGCAGAAATGGCGCGAGGCGCATCGGATATGA
- a CDS encoding cache domain-containing protein, protein MRDFKIGSKLAIVGFAAVAGLTLVLAISLFRLTGTVRADIADRTQKTVETAHSVMVHYHGLEQSGTLTREQAQTAALEAIRGMRYGNDDYFWVNDMQPKMVLHPLKPELDGKDIGGLVDADGVAIFRDMVDVVRADGAGFVNYRWEKPGKDEPQPKISYVKGFAPWGWIVGSGVYVDDLNAALWRAGFTDALIVLGVILFVAMLIWLIGRSISQPVVALTHRMRALAKDDTESPIVGLDRRDEVGEMAAALEVFREGTLARKSAEAAKAKADAEQNMVVATLTSHLESIAEGDLTASITDDFPESYAALKRNFNATLDSLRGLIGTISLSAESIRTGSDEIASASNDLARRTESNAASLEETSAALGQMEERLRATAQAAAKTSGQTQEAQRIVVNGRETADQVTDAMNRVADNAQGIDGVIEGLDKIAFQTRVLAMNAAVEAGRAGEAGRGFAVVADLVSALALRSEEEAKLARVQLTATQEDIGIAVGAVRRVDEAFSAISESFDGVRALVETMANDSKAQSEAIGEVTTAVAQVDTSTQQNAAMVEETSAAARTLATEVDRMTEQTGHFKTGGGMTKTTAPWQSADDSAATLH, encoded by the coding sequence ATGCGTGATTTCAAGATCGGTTCGAAACTGGCGATCGTGGGCTTTGCAGCAGTCGCAGGCCTGACGCTCGTTCTCGCTATTTCCCTGTTCCGGCTGACCGGCACCGTCCGCGCCGACATCGCCGACCGCACACAAAAGACGGTGGAAACCGCCCATAGTGTGATGGTGCATTATCACGGGCTCGAACAGAGCGGCACGCTCACGCGCGAACAGGCGCAGACTGCCGCGCTCGAAGCGATCCGCGGCATGCGCTACGGGAACGACGACTATTTCTGGGTCAACGACATGCAGCCGAAGATGGTGCTGCATCCGCTCAAGCCCGAACTCGACGGGAAGGATATCGGCGGGCTCGTCGATGCCGACGGAGTGGCGATCTTTCGCGACATGGTCGATGTCGTGCGCGCCGATGGCGCCGGCTTCGTCAATTATCGCTGGGAAAAGCCGGGCAAGGACGAACCGCAGCCGAAGATTTCCTACGTAAAGGGCTTCGCACCCTGGGGCTGGATCGTCGGATCGGGCGTCTATGTCGATGATCTCAACGCCGCGCTGTGGCGCGCGGGCTTCACCGACGCGTTGATCGTGCTGGGCGTTATCCTGTTCGTCGCGATGCTGATCTGGCTGATCGGCCGCTCGATTTCGCAGCCGGTGGTGGCGCTGACGCATCGGATGCGCGCGCTGGCGAAGGACGACACCGAATCGCCGATCGTCGGCCTCGACCGCCGCGACGAAGTCGGCGAAATGGCCGCCGCGCTCGAAGTCTTCCGCGAAGGCACGCTGGCGCGCAAATCAGCCGAGGCCGCCAAGGCGAAGGCCGACGCCGAACAGAACATGGTCGTGGCGACACTGACCAGCCATCTGGAAAGCATTGCGGAAGGCGATCTGACCGCATCGATCACCGATGACTTCCCCGAATCCTACGCGGCGCTCAAGCGCAATTTCAACGCGACTCTGGACAGTCTGCGCGGCCTGATCGGCACGATTTCGCTCTCGGCGGAATCGATCCGCACCGGCAGCGACGAAATCGCCAGCGCGTCGAACGATCTTGCGCGCCGAACCGAAAGCAATGCGGCCAGCCTGGAGGAAACCAGCGCCGCGCTCGGCCAGATGGAGGAACGCTTGCGCGCCACCGCTCAGGCCGCCGCCAAGACCTCGGGCCAGACTCAGGAGGCGCAGCGCATCGTCGTCAACGGCCGCGAAACCGCCGATCAGGTAACTGACGCGATGAACCGCGTCGCCGACAATGCCCAGGGCATCGACGGCGTGATCGAAGGGCTGGACAAGATCGCGTTCCAGACGCGCGTTTTGGCGATGAACGCCGCAGTCGAAGCGGGACGCGCCGGCGAAGCGGGGCGTGGCTTCGCCGTCGTCGCCGATCTCGTTTCGGCGCTCGCGCTGCGATCGGAGGAGGAAGCCAAGCTCGCCCGCGTCCAGCTCACCGCGACGCAGGAGGATATCGGCATCGCCGTCGGCGCCGTTCGCCGCGTCGACGAAGCGTTCAGTGCGATTTCGGAGAGCTTCGACGGCGTACGCGCGCTGGTCGAAACGATGGCCAATGACAGCAAGGCCCAGTCCGAAGCGATCGGCGAAGTGACGACGGCGGTTGCCCAGGTCGACACTTCGACACAACAGAACGCCGCGATGGTCGAGGAAACCTCGGCCGCCGCGCGCACGCTGGCGACCGAAGTCGACCGGATGACCGAGCAGACCGGCCACTTCAAGACCGGCGGCGGCATGACGAAGACGACCGCGCCCTGGCAATCGGCCGACGACAGCGCGGCCACGCTCCACTGA
- a CDS encoding DcaP family trimeric outer membrane transporter has translation MYPMTMRAALLACGAATAVATIPAAHAQTAGQSAREAALEARLARLEARVAALTEQLAAARAEQAPAPRAPSVPAASAPTALPVAVASARPAPAAPPATTSGTRVTLSGFIKFNASVSRYADGAIAANSGGRDFYVPGTIPVGGTSEGASTEFSAKQTRLVAGLTTPVDGETLSGLVEIDFQSSPGAGNARITNAYAPALRRTWLSYRGFLAGQEWTNFQYLPALPETTDFLGPSEGTVFVRQAQLRYTHKLADRMSLSVAAENPATTVAIAGSAAVVEAGTDRAPDLTARFTADIGGGSQLSLAGVSRWLTSDQSGMHDDGFGWGVSAAGKLRFGPAGRHDLRFMVTHGRGIGRYVGLNLAPDAILVPGAQPRLETVGVTAGFAALRIGWTPSLRSNLGASYQTIDYPSGFATPNANASAWSAMANLFYTPLDHLDLGIELRRGERELVSGAAGTLERLEVSARYGF, from the coding sequence ATGTACCCGATGACGATGCGCGCGGCGCTGCTCGCCTGTGGCGCTGCCACCGCCGTGGCGACGATCCCCGCCGCCCATGCCCAGACCGCCGGGCAGAGCGCCCGCGAAGCAGCGCTGGAAGCCCGGCTCGCCCGGTTGGAGGCGCGCGTCGCAGCCCTGACCGAACAGCTTGCGGCGGCGCGCGCGGAACAGGCCCCTGCGCCCCGGGCACCGTCGGTTCCGGCGGCCTCGGCGCCCACTGCGCTGCCTGTGGCTGTGGCCAGCGCGCGACCGGCGCCCGCCGCACCGCCGGCGACAACATCGGGCACCCGCGTCACGCTTTCCGGCTTCATCAAGTTCAACGCATCGGTCAGCCGCTATGCCGATGGCGCCATCGCCGCCAATTCGGGCGGGCGCGATTTCTACGTCCCCGGCACGATTCCGGTCGGCGGGACTAGCGAAGGCGCGTCGACCGAATTTTCGGCCAAGCAGACCCGGCTCGTCGCGGGCCTTACCACGCCGGTTGACGGAGAAACGCTGAGCGGGCTGGTCGAAATCGATTTCCAGTCCTCGCCGGGCGCCGGAAATGCGCGGATCACCAACGCCTATGCACCCGCGCTGCGCCGCACCTGGCTGAGCTATCGCGGCTTCCTTGCCGGGCAGGAATGGACCAATTTCCAGTATCTGCCCGCGCTGCCCGAAACCACCGACTTTCTTGGGCCTTCGGAAGGCACGGTCTTCGTGCGGCAGGCGCAGCTTCGCTACACGCACAAGCTGGCCGACCGCATGAGCCTGTCGGTCGCCGCCGAAAATCCCGCGACGACCGTGGCGATCGCCGGATCGGCCGCCGTGGTCGAGGCGGGGACCGATCGCGCGCCCGATCTGACCGCACGGTTCACTGCCGATATCGGCGGGGGCAGCCAGTTGTCGCTCGCCGGGGTCAGCCGCTGGCTGACGTCGGATCAGTCGGGCATGCACGACGATGGTTTCGGATGGGGCGTGTCGGCCGCCGGCAAGCTGCGCTTCGGCCCCGCCGGGCGGCACGATCTGCGATTCATGGTTACGCACGGGCGCGGCATCGGCCGCTATGTCGGGCTCAATCTGGCGCCCGACGCGATCCTCGTTCCCGGTGCGCAGCCGCGCCTGGAAACGGTCGGCGTCACTGCCGGCTTCGCTGCGCTTCGCATCGGCTGGACACCCAGCCTGCGCTCGAACCTCGGAGCCAGCTATCAGACGATCGACTATCCCTCGGGGTTTGCGACGCCGAACGCCAACGCCTCGGCATGGAGCGCGATGGCCAATCTCTTCTACACCCCGCTCGACCATCTCGATCTCGGCATCGAGCTGCGTCGTGGCGAGCGGGAGCTGGTGTCCGGTGCCGCGGGCACGCTCGAACGGCTCGAAGTCTCGGCCCGCTACGGGTTCTAG